A single Pseudochaenichthys georgianus chromosome 10, fPseGeo1.2, whole genome shotgun sequence DNA region contains:
- the LOC139434711 gene encoding protocadherin alpha-3-like — protein sequence MYIAESSLPGVKFALSQATDVDVGRNGVSNYKLSQSEHFSLALHKEGDRVSAELVLQKALDREKQPVITMTLTAVDGGNPPKSGTSQIVVHVLDNNDNVPIFSQTLYKTEIPENTPLGSIVITVNATDADEGLNGDIVYSLRSKDQDHVLDMFEIDSQTGVIKVKGNIDFEEKKAFEIRVEASDKGQPPMSAHCKVLVEVMDVNDNAPEITVTSLHTTVKEDAEVGTVVALVSVLDKDGGENGDVKILIENEIPLKLETNYKNYYSLLVDGPLDRERVSIYNVTIVATDKGTPSLSSTSILSIHVSDVNDNAPLFPEPLIHVYVKENSAVGGVIKTVTATDADVDQNRHVSYSLLYRSNPLSSMVNINSETGDIVSLQSFNYEELNTFQFKVQATDSGVPPLSSNVTVNVLILDENDNSPTVLAPYSEHGSVNSESIPYSAEAGYFVAKIRAVDADSGYNALLSYHLSEPKGNNLFRIGTSSGEIRTKRRMSDNDLKTHPLLVLLSDNGEPSLSATVSIDVVVVESTADIQTQFRHVPIQEESFSDLNLYLLISIVSVSVIFLLSLISLIAVKCHRTDGSFSRYSAPMITTHPDGSWSYSKSTQQYDVCFSSDTMKSDVVVFPGPFPPVDGELISINGGDTFTRTQTLPNTDQAPPTFRG from the exons ATGTACATCGCAGAGAGCTCTTTACCAGGAGTGAAATTCGCATTATCTCAAGCAACTGATGTAGATGTGGGGAGAAATGGAGTCAGTAACTACAAATTAAGCCAAAGTGAGCATTTCTCCTTGGCACTGCACAAAGAAGGGGACCGTGTGTCTGCCGAGTTAGTTTTGCAGAAAGCTTTAGACCGAGAGAAGCAACCTGTGATCACAATGACACTGACCGCGGTAGATGGAGGAAATCCTCCAAAATCAGGCACCTCACAAATTGTTGTTCATGTTTTAGACAATAACGATAACGTTCCAATATTCAGCCAGACGTTGTATAAGACTGAAATTCCAGAAAACACGCCTCTCGGTTCAATAGTAATCACTGTGAACGCGACCGATGCAGACGAGGGCCTGAACGGTGACATCGTATATTCACTAAGAAGCAAAGATCAAGATCACGTACTTGATATGTTTGAAATTGATAGTCAGACGGGTGTTATTAAAGTAAAAGGTAATATTGactttgaagaaaaaaaagcttttgagatACGTGTAGAAGCCAGTGATAAAGGGCAGCCTCCAATGTCCGCTCACTGTAAAGTGCTGGTAGAGGTGATGGACGTAAACGACAATGCTCCTGAGATCACCGTGACGTCACTGCACACCACAGTGAAGGAGGACGCTGAGGTAGGCACTGTAGTTGCTCTGGTGTCAGTCCTCGATAAGGATGGTGGGGAAAACGGTGATGTGAAAATTCTAATTGAAAACGAGATTCCACTTAAACTCGAAACAAACTACAAGAATTATTATTCTTTGTTAGTTGACGGGCCCCTGGACAGAGAGAGAGTCTCTATCTACAATGTAACCATAGTAGCCACCGATAAAGGAACCCCATCGCTCTCCAGCACGAGCATACTTTCCATACACGTGTCTGATGTAAATGATAATGCACCGCTGTTCCCAGAGCCGCTAATTCATGTCTATGTGAAGGAAAACAGTGCAGTGGGAGGAGTCATTAAAACAGTGACTGCAACTGATGCTGACGTTGACCAAAACAGACACGTTAGCTATTCTCTTTTATATCGTAGTAATCCGTTGTCCTCGATGGTGAACATCAACTCAGAGACTGGAGATATAGTCAGCCTGCAGTCTTTTAACTATGAGGAGTTAAACACGTTTCAGTTTAAAGTGCAGGCCACAGACTCTGGCGTTCCTCCTCTCAGCAGCAACGTGACGGTGAACGTTTTAATTCTGGATGAAAATGACAATAGTCCAACAGTCCTCGCGCCCTATTCTGAGCACGGCTCCGTTAACAGTGAGAGCATCCCCTATTCTGCTGAGGCGGGATACTTTGTGGCAAAGATCAGGGCTGTAGACGCAGACTCTGGATACAATGCGCTGCTTTCGTATCACCTCTCTGAGCCCAAAGGAAACAACCTCTTCCGGATCGGAACCAGTAGCGGAGAAATCAGGACTAAGAGGAGAATGAGTGACAATGACCTGAAAACTCACCCCTTGCTGGTGTTGCTTTCTGATAACGGAGAACCCTCCCTGTCAGCTACTGTCTCTATTGATGTGGTGGTGGTTGAAAGCACAGCTGACATCCAGACCCAGTTCAGACATGTGCCCATACAGGAGGAGAGCTTCTCTGATTTGAACCTGTATCTGCTGATCTCCATTGTGTCGGTGTCAGTGATCTTCCTGCTGAGCCTCATCAGTTTAATAGCTGTCAAATGCCACAGGACAGACGGCAGCTTCAGCAGGTACAGCGCCCCAATGATCACCACCCACCCTGACGGGAGCTGGTCTTACTCTAAATCTACTCAGCAGTACGACGTGTGTTTCAGCTCAGACACAATGAAGAGTGACGTAGTGGTTTTCCCCGGCCCGTTTCCGCCGGTAGACGGTGAGCTGATCAGTATTAACGGAGGAGACACTTTCACCAGAACTCAGACTTTACCCAACACAGACCAG GCTCCTCCCACATTCAGAGGATAA